The following are encoded in a window of Crocosphaera sp. UHCC 0190 genomic DNA:
- a CDS encoding pentapeptide repeat-containing protein, giving the protein MFQSQEAIELTQKYQAGQRNFQDYQLRRANLRGLDLSNTDFRGVDLSYANLRDVNFSGADLREAYLNEADLTGANFSGANLEGASLIKAYLIKANCYQTNFKRVYLTGTYLTKSTFKEAIFSEAYLNGAKLAGAELEGAYYNNQTRFEMTFNPQEAKMRELEDKKQNFDQSEKIEENETPKIHQEITVKDFLETFNYLNQISYRYLGKTMTKKYWESSRPLFEWLDQFEIDSAGQVIFNGELETPITSIKLQWSQAWLKTFIQSCSQIVQNYPQMLDVELISLVLSPNLPKKNPILSQTSSLNVSTSLKGDSFKLVNA; this is encoded by the coding sequence ATGTTTCAAAGTCAAGAAGCGATTGAACTTACCCAAAAATATCAAGCCGGTCAAAGAAATTTTCAAGACTATCAATTACGGCGTGCAAATTTAAGAGGACTAGACCTCAGTAATACAGATTTCCGGGGAGTGGATCTCAGCTATGCTAATTTAAGAGATGTTAATTTTAGTGGGGCAGATTTACGGGAAGCTTATCTGAATGAAGCAGATTTAACCGGAGCCAATTTTAGTGGAGCCAACTTAGAGGGAGCTTCCTTAATCAAGGCTTATCTGATTAAAGCTAATTGTTATCAAACGAATTTTAAAAGGGTATATTTAACGGGAACTTACCTAACAAAATCCACTTTTAAAGAAGCGATTTTTAGTGAGGCTTACTTGAATGGAGCGAAATTAGCCGGAGCCGAATTAGAAGGTGCTTATTATAATAATCAAACCAGATTTGAGATGACTTTTAATCCTCAAGAAGCCAAAATGAGAGAACTAGAAGATAAAAAGCAGAACTTTGATCAATCAGAAAAAATAGAAGAAAATGAAACCCCAAAAATCCATCAAGAAATAACTGTCAAAGACTTTCTAGAAACTTTTAATTATCTCAATCAAATTAGTTATCGTTATCTAGGAAAAACCATGACAAAAAAGTATTGGGAATCTTCTCGTCCTTTGTTTGAATGGTTAGATCAATTTGAGATTGATTCCGCAGGACAAGTAATTTTTAACGGGGAATTAGAAACACCTATAACATCGATTAAATTACAATGGTCACAAGCTTGGTTAAAAACCTTTATTCAATCCTGTTCTCAAATTGTGCAAAATTATCCTCAGATGCTTGATGTTGAATTAATCAGCTTAGTTTTGTCTCCCAACCTCCCTAAAAAGAACCCAATTCTTAGTCAGACATCTTCTTTAAATGTATCAACATCTCTCAAAGGAGATTCTTTTAAGTTAGTCAATGCTTAA